The following are from one region of the Pirellulales bacterium genome:
- a CDS encoding GAF domain-containing protein: MIQPDRAARFLAELDAALAGAADPPTVAMQLIAKSFSHYQWVGIYWLAGHTLTLGPFVGKPTEHTQIAVGQGVCGTAIAQGKNQLIADVREVANYLACSTTTRAEIVVLIHHASEVIGQIDADSDAVGAFDASDEALLNAVAARLGR, from the coding sequence ATGATCCAACCAGACCGTGCCGCCCGATTCCTCGCCGAACTCGATGCGGCACTCGCCGGCGCCGCTGATCCCCCCACGGTCGCCATGCAATTAATCGCCAAGAGCTTCTCGCATTATCAATGGGTGGGCATCTACTGGCTGGCGGGGCATACGCTCACGCTGGGGCCATTCGTCGGCAAGCCGACCGAGCATACCCAAATTGCAGTAGGGCAGGGGGTCTGCGGCACCGCGATCGCGCAGGGCAAGAATCAACTGATCGCCGACGTTCGCGAGGTTGCGAATTACCTCGCCTGCTCGACCACAACCCGCGCCGAGATCGTGGTGCTGATTCATCACGCCAGCGAAGTGATCGGCCAGATCGACGCCGACTCGGACGCCGTCGGCGCCTTCGACGCATCGGACGAGGCGTTGCTAAACGCCGTCGCCGCACGATTGGGCCGTTGA
- a CDS encoding PGPGW domain-containing protein, whose product MTFVEPLFDYARSHVSLLVASVAVWIVSVVVTLWVARYYLVSIPADYFAHPHRPLAAWQGSHPARRWALLVAKNVLGAVFLAAGLVMLVTPGSGWIALLLGLYLLDIPGKRAVERRILQRPAILRLVNRVRAGAGQPPLVFELHAAAVR is encoded by the coding sequence GTGACGTTCGTTGAACCACTTTTTGATTACGCGCGGTCGCACGTTTCGCTGTTAGTGGCTTCGGTCGCTGTGTGGATCGTGTCGGTGGTGGTCACGTTGTGGGTGGCCCGGTATTACCTGGTTTCGATTCCGGCCGACTATTTTGCGCATCCTCATCGGCCGCTCGCGGCGTGGCAGGGCTCGCATCCGGCCCGGCGCTGGGCGTTGCTCGTGGCGAAGAACGTGCTGGGGGCCGTGTTTCTCGCGGCGGGGCTGGTAATGCTGGTGACGCCGGGATCGGGCTGGATCGCGCTCTTGTTGGGGCTTTATCTATTGGATATCCCTGGCAAGCGTGCGGTCGAGCGGCGAATTCTGCAGCGGCCGGCGATTTTGCGCTTGGTCAATCGGGTGCGCGCCGGCGCGGGGCAACCGCCGCTGGTGTTTGAGTTGCACGCAGCGGCGGTGCGTTGA